The DNA region ATGGGTGAAGGCATTGTAGCAATTAACGCGCTCAATTTTCCTACAAAGCTCATGAGAATTAATATTACTGCTCCTGTGCGGACTACAGCTCTTGAAGCAACTCCTGTTAATCCGATTAAGCCGATATTTTCAGTGTATGACGTTGTACCTACTGAACCGAACACACCCGATAACGCACAGCAAAGACCTTCTGCACCGATTCCCCTGCTGATTGTCTCTGAGTCAGGATCGCTAACTCCCGACGCGTAAGAAACTGAATGATAATCGCCGATTGATTCAATCATTGTTGCGAAGAAACCTGCTAACATTGCTGCTATTGCCATTAAACTAAATTTCGGCATACCCCACGGAATTATAACTGTCTTGAAATCTCTAATCCATGAAGCCTCGCCAACCTTCGCAAAATTTACGTAAGCGGGGTGATCAGGTGCAAAGACTCCATTACTTGAGAGAATAAGACAAATTGTATAAGTAATCACAATCGCTAATAAAATCGCGAAAATGTTTATGTACTTGTTGCGAATTACTAAGCTGAACAAGAAAATTAATATCACGACCGCAAGTGAAGCCGGCCAATAATTAGCTGCGTTTCCTTGTACTGCTGTTCCTGCGAGAGAAAATCCTATTGCCATTATTACCGGGCCGATTACTACAGGGGTTATTACTCTGCGAATCACACCGACTATGCGGCTGTAACCGATGACAGATAAAATTATTCCGCCCGCGATTAAGCCTCCCGCCATATATTGCATTACACTTTCGGGGCCTGCTGCTTTGTAGAGTGCTATAACTGTCATAACCGAAGGGATAAAAGAAAAGCTCGATCCTTGTACTATTGGAAGTCCTGAACCGAGCTTTTTGCTTGTCTGTATTAACGTTGCTACACCCATTCCGAAATAAACACAGGATATTAACGAAGCTATTTGTAAAGTGTCCATTCCCATCGCGGGGCCAAATATTAAGGGAACTAATGTTGTCGAACCGAAAAGCGTTAAAACGTGCTGCGCTCCTGAAAGAAGCATTATTACGAACGGCGGCCGATCCTCGATGCCATAAATCATTTTTCTGGCCATGTAAAAACCTCCTGAAACAATTTAATTTTCAGGTACGAAATTATGAGTGCAAATTAAAATTTTGTCAAGTGTGTTATACTCACATGAATAAAAATTTTTTTCTGAGAGCGTGATTTATTTTATGAAACGTTTTGTAATTGCTGTTATATCACTTGCATTATTTGCCGGGACAGCTTCGGGAGATATTGCAGACCCTAGAATATTTAGACGGCCAAGACCGCAGCCCGCACCGGTTGTACGTCCGAATCGTCCTGCAATTTTTACGCGCGCAAAATTTGAATTGACTCCCGTTACTGATAAAGAATGCGCAGTAGAATTTGTTATGACGATTTCTAAAGATGTAAATTATTCTTTCACGTTCAGGAATGATGATAATTTGCTTGATTCATTTAGCGGCACAAGCACAGAGGACACAGAAATAATTAAACGCGTTCTGACATATCAGCGTCCGGAAAACGGCGAAAAATTAAATTATTTCCTTGAGGCCAAGTGCAGTGAGTCAGGCAAGCGCGCGAGAATTTACAGAAGGCGTATAACTGTTTATAACGTGAACGGCGAAATTTATTTTATCGCGAATTAATAAATGCTGCTGTTATGTACGATTTTACATTTTGCAGTTGACGGAGTCTGCGGTGCTGTACTGGCTGATTATGCAGTGAACGAGGCTAATTTTGACGAGATATTATATTATTTCGGGATTTACACTGTGATAGCGTTCGGTCTTCAATGGCTGGCGGGGTTAATTCTTGACAAGCGAAAAAATTTAATTCTGCCGGTCTTTGCTGTTGCTCCTGTTTTGCTTGCGGGAGGATTATTTGCTGGTCTCGGCACATTTTTGCAGGTTATATTAATTGCGTCTGGAAATTGTTTATTTCATGTGTCAGCGGGCGTGATGATTCTGACTCGTTCGCAAAATTTTCGTGAACCTGGAATATTTGTATCAAGC from Synergistaceae bacterium includes:
- a CDS encoding purine/pyrimidine permease, with product MARKMIYGIEDRPPFVIMLLSGAQHVLTLFGSTTLVPLIFGPAMGMDTLQIASLISCVYFGMGVATLIQTSKKLGSGLPIVQGSSFSFIPSVMTVIALYKAAGPESVMQYMAGGLIAGGIILSVIGYSRIVGVIRRVITPVVIGPVIMAIGFSLAGTAVQGNAANYWPASLAVVILIFLFSLVIRNKYINIFAILLAIVITYTICLILSSNGVFAPDHPAYVNFAKVGEASWIRDFKTVIIPWGMPKFSLMAIAAMLAGFFATMIESIGDYHSVSYASGVSDPDSETISRGIGAEGLCCALSGVFGSVGTTSYTENIGLIGLTGVASRAVVRTGAVILILMSFVGKLSALIATMPSPIIGGAYIALFGTIGAMGIQVLMRADMSSQRNILIVGFAFLMALGLPGWVEQNQALFMNPASSQLMQTLGGMIWAVLKTPMAVAGLCAAICDSLIPGTDAERGISRESN